One genomic window of Punica granatum isolate Tunisia-2019 chromosome 1, ASM765513v2, whole genome shotgun sequence includes the following:
- the LOC116193101 gene encoding uncharacterized protein LOC116193101, with translation MYGLSRRLLVFQRGLHALSENRNGPSESLRRKVAEMEKFKKKRNPRKDQLFVQVPESLSFLDTATAPMIFTAVGIALFAKILMMYDDSKSQEMIERKIKNAPAGQGTVRMLTREEWERIREERPRTPFESKLARPNARIRTGEPLCTEDLKDWTIDVFTDALARAEESVPNSR, from the exons ATGTACGGGTTAAGCAGAAGATTGCTGGTGTTTCAGAGAGGGTTGCATGCATTATCTGAGAATAGGAATGGCCCAAGTGAGAGCTTGAGGAGAAAGGTTGCTGAGATGGAAAAGttcaagaagaagagaaacccCAGAAAAGATCAGCTTTTTGTGCAAGTTCCGGAGTCCCTATCGTTCCTTGACACTGCAACAGCGCCAATGATCTTCACTGCAGTTGGAATTGCTCTTTTTGCAAAGATTCTCATGATG TATGACGATTCGAAATCTCAAGAGATGATTGAGAGGAAAATAAAGAATGCTCCAGCTGGTCAAGGCACGGTCAGGATGCTCACTCGTGAAGAGTGGGAACGAATAAGAGAGGAGAGGCCGAGAACTCCATTTGAGTCCAAGCTTGCTCGTCCAAATGCAAGAATAAGAACTGGAGAACCATTGTGCACG GAGGATTTGAAGGATTGGACGATTGATGTGTTCACTGATGCACTTGCTCGAGCAGAAGAAAGTGTTCCTAATTCAAGATGA
- the LOC116193099 gene encoding homeobox-leucine zipper protein ATHB-6-like — translation MKRLNSSGDPSAPLVSLQSTKEENGRKKAQIYTREFRPMLDSLDREECGDEVGPVGDKKRRLGLHQVKALEKNFEVENKLEPDRKAKLAEELGLQPRQVAIWFQNRRARYKTKQLERDYSILRANYDSLKLDYDNLEQEKEALDAELRELKLKLHKRNVGGHDSSSVPAEDSPVSDSANNASVGDNNAIGIIPEPFGEIKEEDPNSNLGEPFVSSSSFYNPPAHQMLSWIQFSGLRSMKMDEQQEFEGAEESCDIFSVDQAPTRHWYFP, via the exons ATGAAAAGGCTCAACAGCTCGGGAGACCCTTCTGCTCCATTGGTCTCTCTCCAGTCAACGAAAG AGGAGAATGGAAGGAAGAAGGCCCAAATCTACACCAGGGAGTTTCGACCAATGCTGGACAGTTTGGACCGGGAAGAGTGCGGGGACGAGGTCGGGCCGGTCGGGGACAAGAAGCGGCGGCTCGGCTTGCATCAGGTGAAGGCGCTGGAGAAGAACTTCGAGGTCGAGAACAAGCTGGAGCCCGACAGGAAGGCCAAGCTAGCCGAAGAGTTGGGGCTGCAGCCGCGGCAGGTCGCGATTTGGTTCCAGAACCGGCGTGCCCGTTACAAGACCAAGCAACTGGAGAGGGATTACAGCATCCTGCGAGCGAATTACGATTCCCTCAAGCTCGATTACGACAATCTCGAGCAAGAGAAAGAAGCTCTTGATGCGGAG CTGAGAGAGCTAAAACTAAAGCTCCATAAACGAAATGTGGGCGGACATGATTCGAGTTCAGTTCCTGCAGAAGATTCGCCGGTATCTGATTCCGCGAACAATGCATCGGTCGGTGACAACAACGCTATCGGGATTATACCTGAACCCTTCGGCGAGATAAAGGAAGAGGACCCGAACTCGAACCTTGGAGAGCCTTTCGTTTCGAGCTCGTCTTTCTACAATCCTCCAGCACACCAGATGCTCAGCTGGATTCAGTTCTCGGGTCTGAGGTCGATGAAGATGGATGAGCAGCAGGAATTTGAGGGCGCAGAGGAGTCCTGCGATATCTTCTCAGTGGACCAAGCTCCTACCCGGCACTGGTACTTCCCATAG